Proteins from a single region of Apium graveolens cultivar Ventura chromosome 7, ASM990537v1, whole genome shotgun sequence:
- the LOC141673224 gene encoding uncharacterized protein LOC141673224, translating into MLQHRLEDAKNRFHKLKDEAGKWMEWDNGLLELISGYFQNMFTAEQTEDEEIIICVKQSITSEQNDELMKPITPEEVRNSIFQIHLDKALGPDGMSTTFFQKHWGIVGNDVVQLYLKRKRVGKDGYMALKLDMNKAYRIEWEFLKAILRKMGFSPWWVHLVLQCVSTGSYNIVHGDQIMGLVSPSRGIRQDDPLSPYLFIICAEGLLSVIRYYESKKWHRGVSICHRAPVISHMLFADDGYVYCKADVEEAGKVLELLHLYEKVLGQKINIEKLSVFFSTNVITYNKRDICQRLWDNKMISKSGKGILIKFVAQSLPTYAMNVFMLSLEISKDIERSFTRSIWESRDLIKKGIRWNVASGEGIWIRGQPWLADEYDPYIKTDSEAIEGRNVVSLMCMGRREWYMEITQDIFEERDQDCILNTRIEENSKEDSIYWKMEKSGVYYVRSVYRLLQMQRNYWNDNDTDSVWRIKAPPKTLNLLWRALSSCLPTRVQLQQKHVQVTTECPVCLSGDESVYHAPVSSTFASQCWRWVLTRFQTDESGKNAEIATISWAVWKARNELVWNQNRSQEDKVVESTKEYLTQWRIAQARSSVALVSPMGDGDGASCWVKSRIDTVKVMVDAAIFKNCGEFGFGIVARDCEGE; encoded by the exons ATGCTGCAGCATCGACTCGAAGACGCAAAGAATAGATTTCATAAACTGAAGGACGAAGCTGGCAAGTGGATGGAGTGGGACAATGGTTTATTGGAATTGATTTCTGGGTATTTTCAGAATATGTTCACTGCGGAGCAAACGGAGGATGAAGAAATTATTATATGTGTTAAACAGTCCATAACTAGTGAACAAAATGATGAGTTGATGAAGCCAATCACACCGGAAGAAGTTCGGAATTCAATCTTTCAAATACACCTGGATAAAGCGCTTGGACCGGATGGGATGTCCACGACATTTTTTCAGAAACACTGGGGTATTGTAGGTAATGATGTGGTGCAGTTG TACTTAAAGAGGAAGCGAGTGGGTAAAGATGGGTATATGGCGTTAAAATTGGATATGAATAAAGCATACCGCATCGAATGGGAGTTTTTAAAAGCAATTTTGAGAAAGATGGGTTTTAGTCCATGGTGGGTGCATCTGGTCCTACAGTGTGTGTCCACGGGTTCTTATAACATAGTTCATGGTGATCAGATTATGGGTCTTGTTAGTCCGAGCCGAGGGATTCGACAAGACGATCCCTTGTCACCATATTTGTTTATCATTTGTGCGGAAGGGCTATTGTCTGTAATTAGGTATTATGAATCGAAGAAGTGGCACAGGGGAGTGAGTATTTGTCATAGAGCTCCAGTAATTTCTCACATGCTTTTTGCGGATGATGGTTACGTGTATTGTAAAGCTGATGTGGAGGAAGCTGGCAAAGTATTGGAATTACTTCACCTTTATGAGAAGGTTTTGGGACAGAAAATCAACATTGAAAAATTGTCGGTGTTTTTTAGTACCAATGTTATTACCTATAACAAAAGGGATATATGTCAAAGACT CTGGGACAATAAAATGATTTCGAAGTCTGGGAAGGGGATTTTAATCAAGTTCGTGGCGCAGTCTCTACCAACATATGCTATGAATGTATTTATGTTGTCGTTGGAAATCTCGAAAGACATAGAGCGGTCTTTTACAAG GAGTATATGGGAGTCGAGGGATTTGATTAAGAAGGGAATCAGGTGGAATGTTGCTTCAGGAGAGGGGATTTGGATAAGAGGTCAACCATGGTTAGCAGATGAGTATGATCCATATATCAAAACTGATTCAGAAGCAATAGAGGGTAGGAATGTTGTATCTCTTATGTGCATGGGTAGAAGAGAGTGGTACATGGAGATTACACAGGATATTTTTGAGGAGAGGGACCAGGATTGTATTTTAAATACTCGTATAGAAGAAAACAGTAAAGAGGATTCCATTTACTGGAAGATGGAAAAGTCTGGTGTGTATTATGTCCGTAGTGTGTACAGGCTATTGCAAATGCAAAGAAATTATTGGAATGATAATGATACGGATAGTGTGTGGAGGATTAAAGCTCCTCCAAAGACTTTAAATCTTTTATGGCGTGCCCTGTCATCTTGTCTTCCTACTAGAGTACAACTGCAGCAGAAGCATGTTCAAGTGACAACAGAGTGCCCAGTTTGTCTAAGTGGAGATGAATCAGTCTATCATGCACCGGTGTCGTCTACTTTTGCATCTCAGTGTTGGAGGTGGGTTCTTACGAGATTTCAAACAGATGAG TCTGGTAAAAATGCGGAAATTGCTACTATAAGTTGGGCAGTTTGGAAAGCCCGTAATGAGTTAGTGTGGAACCAAAATCGTTCTCAAGAGGATAAAGTAGTTGAGTCAACAAAGGAGTACCTTACACAATGGAGAATAGCCCAAGC
- the LOC141675062 gene encoding dehydration-responsive element-binding protein 3-like: protein MPSIQHCQPIEFTMTVGSEPESSSNSFSSSPSTVLVETKNGTEKSPEPNRKPKRMRENSKHPVYHGVRMRNWGKWVSEIREPRKKNRIWLGTFATPEMAARAHDVAALSIKGNSAILNFPELADSFPRPASNSPRDVQAAATKAAAMEKFDTALPSPTSSSSSSLSSSFSLSSLVSSIDLSTSDELTEIVELPSLESCFDSVKLKNDFVLIDSVDGWFYPPPWSIENAYDGDSVADTGEFRFEFF from the coding sequence ATGCCTTCAATTCAACATTGTCAACCGATTGAGTTTACAATGACGGTTGGTTCTGAGCCCGAGAGCAGCTCGAACTCGTTCTCGTCTTCGCCGTCTACGGTGTTAGTGGAAACGAAAAATGGTACGGAGAAGTCACCAGAACCGAACAGAAAACCGAAGAGAATGAGGGAAAATAGTAAACATCCGGTTTATCATGGAGTTCGAATGCGCAACTGGGGTAAATGGGTGTCCGAAATTCGTGAGCCTCGAAAGAAAAATCGCATTTGGCTGGGGACTTTTGCCACACCCGAAATGGCAGCTAGGGCGCATGATGTGGCTGCGTTAAGTATTAAAGGTAACTCAGCGATTCTAAATTTCCCTGAACTAGCTGACTCATTTCCTCGTCCAGCTTCGAATTCTCCCCGAGACGTTCAAGCTGCAGCTACTAAAGCAGCTGCCATGGAAAAATTCGATACTGCACTACCATCTCCGACTTCATCTTCATCCTCGTCTTTGTCATCTTCATTTTCACTATCCTCATTGGTTTCATCTATAGACTTATCAACGTCCGATGAATTAACCGAAATTGTTGAATTACCGAGCCTCGAATCATGTTTCGACTCGGTTAAGTTAAAGAACGATTTCGTATTAATCGACTCGGTGGACGGATGGTTCTACCCCCCTCCATGGTCTATTGAAAATGCTTATGATGGTGACTCTGTTGCTGATACTGGGGAGTTCAGATTCGAGTTTTTTTAA